Proteins co-encoded in one Brassica rapa cultivar Chiifu-401-42 chromosome A02, CAAS_Brap_v3.01, whole genome shotgun sequence genomic window:
- the LOC103851466 gene encoding SRSF protein kinase 2, protein MADEKNGGRLSDASDYSSEDEGTEDYRRGGYHAVRVGDTFKNGSYVIQSKLGWGHFSTVWLSWDTLNSRYVALKIQKSAQHYTEAAMDEIKILKQIAEGDADDTKCVVKLLDHFKHAGPNGQHVCMVFEYLGDNLLSVIKYSDYRGVPLSMVKELCFHILVGLDYLHRKLSIIHTDIKPENILLCSTINPEADARRSGAPLVLPNDKDKTVTVEKEEPKSYTYGADMTKNQKKKIRKKAKKVVVEGCGGEEGSEENERSSNGNSTAESSERAKDSQKSGSNRRGSRSTRRKLLADVDRKCKLVDFGNACWTYKQFTSDIQTRQYRSPEVILGSKYSTSADMWSFACICFELATGDVLFDPHSGENFERDEDHLALMMELLGMMPRKIALGGRYSRDYFNRQGELRHIRRLRFWPLSKVLMEKYEFSEEDAVAMQDFITPILEFAPEKRPTAAQCLTHPWMNPVPRSLKASSSPQRLKEEARDEDRTKEKDEREAMEVGVGNIAIDGSELKTSGREGRQSARDHRT, encoded by the exons ATGGCGGATGAGAAGAACGGAGGACGTCTCAGCGACGCTAGCGACTACTCGTCGGAGGATGAAGGAACAGAGGATTACAGGAGAGGAGGCTACCACGCGGTGCGAGTGGGCGATACTTTCAAGAATGGATCTTATGTGATTCAGAGTAAGCTTGGTTGGGGTCACTTCTCCACTGTTTGGCTCTCTTGGGACACCCTAAACTCT cgTTATGTAGCGTTGAAGATCCAGAAGAGCGCACAGCACTACACTGAGGCAGCAATGGACGAGATTAAAATCTTGAAACAGATTGCTGAAGGCGACGCTGATGATACCAAGTGTGTTGTCAAGCTTCTTGATCATTTCAAGCACGCGGGTCCTAACGGGCAGCATGTTTGCATGGTCTTTGAGTATTTGGGAGATAACCTCTTGTCGGTTATCAAGTACAGCGATTACAGAGGTGTTCCGCTTAGCATGGTGAAAGAGCTCTGTTTCCATATTTTAGTTGGGTTGGATTATCTCCACCGCAAGCTCTCTATTATTCATACTGATATCAAGCCGGAGAATATTCTGTTGTGTTCCACCATTAATCCTGAAGCAGATGCTCGGAGATCTGGTGCTCCTCTCGTTCTTCCAAACGATAAGGACAAGACGGTTACCGTTGAGAAAGAAGAACCGAAGAGTTACACGTACGGTGCGGATATGActaagaatcagaagaagaagatccgTAAGAAAGCTAAGAAGGTAGTGGTTGAAGGATGCGGTGGAGAGGAGGGTTCAGAGGAGAATGAAAGATCTTCGAACGGAAACTCAACTGCGGAGAGTTCAGAAAGAGCAAAAGACAGCCAAAAGAGTGGCAGCAATCGGAGAGGAAGTCGGTCCACGAGGCGGAAGTTACTTGCGGATGTTGATAGGAAGTGCAAGCTGGTTGATTTTGGGAATGCTTGTTGGACTTATAAGCAGTTTACAAGTGATATTCAGACAAGGCAGTACCGATCTCCTGAGGTTATTCTCGGCTCAAAGTACTCAACCTCGGCGGATATGTGGTCGTTTGCGTGTATCTGCTTTGAGCTCGCCACTGGAGATGTCCTATTCGATCCTCACAGTGGTGAAAACTTTGAGCGTgatgag GATCACTTGGCGTTGATGATGGAGCTTCTTGGGATGATGCCACGAAAG ATTGCATTAGGAGGACGCTACTCGCGAGATTACTTCAACAGACAGGGTGAGCTAAGGCACATTAGGAGGTTACGGTTTTGGCCACTGAGCAAGGTTTTAATGGAGAAGTATGAGTTCAGCGAGGAAGACGCGGTTGCTATGCAAGACTTCATCACTCCCATTCTTGAGTTTGCACCTGAGAAGAGACCTACGGCTGCTCAGTGCTTAACGCACCCGTGGATGAACCCTGTCCCTAGATCGTTGAAAGCATCGTCGAGTCCACAAAGACTCAAAGAAGAAGCAAGGGATGAGGATAGAACCAAGGAGAAGGATGAGAGGGAAGCTATGGAGGTTGGTGTTGGGAATATAGCCATTGATGGCTCAGAGTTGAAGACTTCAGGAAGAGAAGGTCGTCAGTCTGCTCGTGATCATcgcacttaa
- the LOC103851467 gene encoding aspartic proteinase-like protein 2 isoform X2 has protein sequence MADALFSATILFCLLPVSVLSYAFPAALKLERAVPANHEMEMNELKARDRARLGRLLQSLGGVVDFPVDGTFDPFVVGLYYTKLRLGSPPRDFYVQIDTGSDVLWVSCASCNGCPQTSGLQIQLNYFDPGSSATATPISCSDQRCSWGVQSSDSGCSVQNNLCAYTFQYGDGSGTSGYYVSDLLQFDMIVGSSLVPNSTAQVVFGTSQTGDLVKSDRAVDGIFGFGQQGMSVISQLASQGVAPRVFSHCLKGENGGGGILVLGEIVEPNMVFTPLVPSQPHYNVNLLSISVNGQALPINPSVFSTSNGQGTIIDTGTTLAYLSEAAYVPFVEAITNAVSQSVRPVVSKGNQCYVLTTSVANVFPPVSLNFAGGASMFLNPQDYLIQQNNVGGTAVWCIGFQRIQNQGITILGDLVLKDKIFVYDLVGQRIGWANYDCSMSVNVSATSSSGRSEYVNAGQFSDNAAPQKLSLDIVGNIIMLLLVINMFL, from the exons ATGGCGGATGCTCTGTTTTCAGCGACTATTCTGTTCTGTTTACTACCGGTTTCGGTTTTGTCTTACGCTTTCCCGGCGGCCCTGAAACTAGAAAGAGCTGTTCCGGCGAATCACGAGATGGAAATGAACGAACTCAAGGCGCGTGACAGAGCCAGACTCGGCAGATTGTTGCAGTCTCTCGGCGGCGTAGTTGATTTCCCCGTCGACGGAACTTTTGATCCTTTCGTCGTTGG ATTATACTACACGAAACTGCGGTTGGGATCACCTCCAAGAGACTTTTATGTACAGATTGACACAGGAAGTGATGTTTTGTGGGTTAGTTGTGCTTCTTGCAATGGCTGTCCTCAAACCAGTGGACTCCAA ATTCAATTGAATTACTTTGATCCAGGGAGCTCGGCAACAGCGACGCCAATCTCATGTTCTGACCAAAGATGCAGCTGGGGTGTTCAGTCCTCTGACTCAGGCTGTTCTGTTCAGAACAACCTCTGCGCTTACACGTTTCAGTATGGAGACGGAAGCGGCACCTCGGGGTACTACGTCTCCGATCTCTTGCAGTTTGACATGATTGTGGGAAGCTCGCTCGTCCCAAACTCAACGGCTCAGGTTGTGTTCGG CACCTCGCAGACGGGGGATCTAGTGAAGTCGGACCGAGCTGTTGATGGGATCTTCGGGTTCGGGCAACAAGGAATGTCTGTGATCTCTCAGCTCGCTTCGCAGGGAGTAGCTCCTAGAGTGTTCTCACACTGCTTGAAAGGAGAGAACGGGGGCGGAGGGATATTGGTTCTTGGAGAGATTGTGGAGCCAAACATGGTCTTTACTCCACTCGTTCCCTCACA GCCTCATTACAATGTGAATCTGCTGAGCATCTCAGTGAATGGCCAAGCTCTACCTATCAATCCATCTGTCTTCTCCACATCGAACGGTCAGGGAACAATCATCGACACTGGTACAACGTTGGCTTACCTTTCTGAAGCAGCCTATGTTCCTTTCGTTGAAGCT ATCACGAATGCTGTTTCGCAGTCTGTGAGACCCGTTGTTTCCAAAGGGAATCAATGTTACGTATTAACCACTAG TGTCGCAAACGTGTTTCCTCCGGTCAGCTTGAACTTTGCTGGTGGAGCATCCATGTTCTTGAATCCTCAGGATTACCTCATACAGCAAAACAACGTA GGAGGTACTGCAGTGTGGTGCATTGGTTTTCAAAGGATACAGAATCAGGGGATAACAATCCTTGGAG ATTTAGTTCTTAAAGACAAAATATTTGTCTATGATCTGGTTGGTCAAAGAATCGGATGGGCAAACTATGACT GTTCAATGTCTGTAAATGTCTCTGCGACTAGCAGCAGCGGAAGGAGCGAGTACGTGAACGCAGGACAGTTTAGTGACAATGCGGCGCCGCAGAAGCTGTCTTTGGACATTGTCGGAAACATTATAATGTTATTATTGGTGATAAACATGTTTTTATAG
- the LOC103851467 gene encoding aspartic proteinase-like protein 2 isoform X1 has translation MADALFSATILFCLLPVSVLSYAFPAALKLERAVPANHEMEMNELKARDRARLGRLLQSLGGVVDFPVDGTFDPFVVGLYYTKLRLGSPPRDFYVQIDTGSDVLWVSCASCNGCPQTSGLQIQLNYFDPGSSATATPISCSDQRCSWGVQSSDSGCSVQNNLCAYTFQYGDGSGTSGYYVSDLLQFDMIVGSSLVPNSTAQVVFGCSTSQTGDLVKSDRAVDGIFGFGQQGMSVISQLASQGVAPRVFSHCLKGENGGGGILVLGEIVEPNMVFTPLVPSQPHYNVNLLSISVNGQALPINPSVFSTSNGQGTIIDTGTTLAYLSEAAYVPFVEAITNAVSQSVRPVVSKGNQCYVLTTSVANVFPPVSLNFAGGASMFLNPQDYLIQQNNVGGTAVWCIGFQRIQNQGITILGDLVLKDKIFVYDLVGQRIGWANYDCSMSVNVSATSSSGRSEYVNAGQFSDNAAPQKLSLDIVGNIIMLLLVINMFL, from the exons ATGGCGGATGCTCTGTTTTCAGCGACTATTCTGTTCTGTTTACTACCGGTTTCGGTTTTGTCTTACGCTTTCCCGGCGGCCCTGAAACTAGAAAGAGCTGTTCCGGCGAATCACGAGATGGAAATGAACGAACTCAAGGCGCGTGACAGAGCCAGACTCGGCAGATTGTTGCAGTCTCTCGGCGGCGTAGTTGATTTCCCCGTCGACGGAACTTTTGATCCTTTCGTCGTTGG ATTATACTACACGAAACTGCGGTTGGGATCACCTCCAAGAGACTTTTATGTACAGATTGACACAGGAAGTGATGTTTTGTGGGTTAGTTGTGCTTCTTGCAATGGCTGTCCTCAAACCAGTGGACTCCAA ATTCAATTGAATTACTTTGATCCAGGGAGCTCGGCAACAGCGACGCCAATCTCATGTTCTGACCAAAGATGCAGCTGGGGTGTTCAGTCCTCTGACTCAGGCTGTTCTGTTCAGAACAACCTCTGCGCTTACACGTTTCAGTATGGAGACGGAAGCGGCACCTCGGGGTACTACGTCTCCGATCTCTTGCAGTTTGACATGATTGTGGGAAGCTCGCTCGTCCCAAACTCAACGGCTCAGGTTGTGTTCGG ATGCAGCACCTCGCAGACGGGGGATCTAGTGAAGTCGGACCGAGCTGTTGATGGGATCTTCGGGTTCGGGCAACAAGGAATGTCTGTGATCTCTCAGCTCGCTTCGCAGGGAGTAGCTCCTAGAGTGTTCTCACACTGCTTGAAAGGAGAGAACGGGGGCGGAGGGATATTGGTTCTTGGAGAGATTGTGGAGCCAAACATGGTCTTTACTCCACTCGTTCCCTCACA GCCTCATTACAATGTGAATCTGCTGAGCATCTCAGTGAATGGCCAAGCTCTACCTATCAATCCATCTGTCTTCTCCACATCGAACGGTCAGGGAACAATCATCGACACTGGTACAACGTTGGCTTACCTTTCTGAAGCAGCCTATGTTCCTTTCGTTGAAGCT ATCACGAATGCTGTTTCGCAGTCTGTGAGACCCGTTGTTTCCAAAGGGAATCAATGTTACGTATTAACCACTAG TGTCGCAAACGTGTTTCCTCCGGTCAGCTTGAACTTTGCTGGTGGAGCATCCATGTTCTTGAATCCTCAGGATTACCTCATACAGCAAAACAACGTA GGAGGTACTGCAGTGTGGTGCATTGGTTTTCAAAGGATACAGAATCAGGGGATAACAATCCTTGGAG ATTTAGTTCTTAAAGACAAAATATTTGTCTATGATCTGGTTGGTCAAAGAATCGGATGGGCAAACTATGACT GTTCAATGTCTGTAAATGTCTCTGCGACTAGCAGCAGCGGAAGGAGCGAGTACGTGAACGCAGGACAGTTTAGTGACAATGCGGCGCCGCAGAAGCTGTCTTTGGACATTGTCGGAAACATTATAATGTTATTATTGGTGATAAACATGTTTTTATAG